The region CGGCtcttgggatttttttttgtctcacctTGGTTCCTGCGGTGTCTGTTTTGAGACAAcaaatcttttccttttctcagCAGCTCCTGCCTCATCCACTCCAGCTGTTTTCTCTGATCCCTCACCAGCTTGATTTCCTCAATCAGTTCTTCTCCTAAAGCAAACAGTCCTTTTcagttgtaaataaaaactaagACAATACCAGTGATCATTAATCTTCCACATGTGGCTTGCGTACTGTTTGTGTGTAGAACATGAAAGGCAGATGCTTTTTGTGTTACTGCATCTGAGGGTAGATCTCCACGTGGAGAGGTGCATTGTACAGACAGCGACAGTGGGTTTTCTGTCACCTGAAAATAAGCAATAAATACAAGACCATAAACCTTCATGTCACATTGAATAAACTTCATCTGTATTACAGCTCTGTGTCCACTTCAACACCTTCCATACTGCACTAGAATCACTTCCAGAGTAGAATTTGGACAaaagaatatactgtaatatatgcatgtgatgCTGAATTACTTCACTTGTTGGGTTATCATCGGTCTTTGGTGGATCTTTTGAATTCCCAattctgcaaacaaacacagaattaGGAAACTAATTAGCAGCAGTACTAGCGTTACTACTGAGTTCAAATACTACATTCTTCAATGGGTCAGTTTGGTGCACGAGCTGCACAGACCTGTCTGTAAGGCAGAAGTCTGAATCTCTTTCCTCCAGGGATGGGACTACTCCTGGCTCTCTGACTGCTCTGTTCTCTCTGTGgtgctgttttttctttctccatgcttcttctctttcttgaaTGTCCTTCACCTGACCTGAAGAAGCTTTATGTTGTTGTACTGCTGTAGATATAGAGAAACCCAGTCAGCGTGTGAGAGCCAGGAGGTTAGCATTAAGAATGGATAAAAAGGACACTTTAACTTTTtcaataatgcaaaaaaaaaggtcaggtGGCAAACACTATGAAATAGAAAGCGAGCATTTTTTATGGATAAAATATTCATGCGTgtgaaaacaagttaaaaactaATTTGGGGGTTTTGTGAAGATTTGCTTAGCAAAATGACATCTAGTCAGTAAAAATTGGGAAGATGACAGACAAAATCTTTTTAAACATGGTTAATATTATCAGGCTTTCAGTTCAGATAGAAACctgcacaaaaacatttatatatgagataacttttttttgttgcagaaCAAAAGCTACATGTTGCACCTTtactttttcctttattttgtgtCACAGACTGTGGTGGCCTTTGGTGGTGAAGCCGCTCTGAACAACATTCCTGATCTGCCCATTCTAACTTTTTAGCAGACAGATCCTCGTCTTCATTTTCTCCCTCTGCCTCTGAAGTACTAAAGCATTGCTCTTCAtcctccccttcttcctcctcctcctcctcctctccctcttccagGCTCTGTGTAGGAGGTGGCTGATGGGAACATTTAGGGATGAGGGGGAATTTAATAGGCCCCTTTGTTCCTGCTGGCTGGTTGCAAGTCTGAGGAGTGTGATAATAGGGGCGATGGtctgaggagctgctgctggtgtcTGGAGTGAAGGACTGGGAGCCAACACTGCTGCTGTTCTCCATAGTGGGCAGCAGGTAAAGCTCTGGCTGTGGGGCCTGACAATAGGGCATGAGTGGAGGTTTATTTGTTCGTAGTGACACAACATTGGCATGGAAATGCAGCATAATACAGCATTTCAAGACTAAGAGACAAAGTAAACaaggcaaaaaacaacaaaacatttacacattGGCATGACAACAGTCACAGGTAGACAGTAGTATTATTTACaagatcaaacaaaaaaatgcagctcAACTcgaaaatttaatattttcttgGAGTGAAACTGTGCCTAAGAACAAGTTGTCAACTTTAAGCAGGAAATTGTTGAATGTTAATATGAAACATGAATTCTACATACATATGGTGGGGCAAATGTTTTCACTTTCAGATCCCTCTCCTGTTTGCTCTTGacctgtaattaaaaaaaaggacttgGTTGTTCCAAGAGGAGTCATAGTCAAAGCCGTGCACCAATTTTCACACACACCCGTGCTTGACATTTGTAAGTGTAGCGGCTTGAACAGTAAACTTGTTGATCAATCTGCATTTTTGTAGTGACTGCTTGGTggcactcaaccagcaaagaaAGCCATGGTAAACAGCCGACCGCACTCACCAGTGCCAAACTACGGCCGACACATTTCAGGAAGGAGAATTTGTCGATGCTCCTCTCAGAACCAAGAAGATGTCCCAGATTGCTCCTCAGGGTTTTCAGGGTGATATCAGGATATACCCTGGCATCCCagtaatgaaaatgagattgtAAGTTAACTGAActgtaacaaaaataacaaagatcTCATTACAAGTTTTAATAGGAGATAATGCAGAAGAAAGATGGTGAAACAGTTTCTATTCTAGGTTTCAGTGGATTTTAGTTTGCTGTCACAGTCTAAGTTATTCCCTGAGAAGCttcaattaatttaatgtatgaTGCTCTAAGCTGATGTTACTGGTAATACAATGCAGGAAACACATTTATATACTCTAGTGTATTTAAAGTAACTGACACTTATTGATAGTAAGTACTAAATTACTCTACTTACATGTTACAACAATAACATCACTTTGTATTGTGGGATTgttattgttgtatttttatttaaatgttttttttatgatacaaaatgttttaaaatacagtaattgtttttttctctctcacaaaTAGTCAGATTGAATGCTATACTACTTAACTACATGATGATGAAACCTCAATGCTAAAAGGTCAATATCTTTTGACAgcctaaacatacagtatattctttgCTTCTCTATATAATATAGATCATGCATCCTCCATAGATTTTATTGTCTCAAAACAACTGAAAGATTTAAAGTGGGTTTACCTGATGAAGCCAGCAGATATGAAGCTCTCGATTGTGTCAGCAGGAATTTTATTGAGCTTCACATCCCACTGGTCATCtggcacatacagtacatgtagcTCCACAAACTAACCccacagaacaacaacaaaaacaaaaacaaacaaacaaaacaaaaacagaaataaaatatgtgtgAAAATAGTCGGgcttttttatcatttttttttcctctttagcTTTTTAGCCCCACATAGTACCTTGCAACTGGCCGGTCTTCTGTCCTCAGGGTATCTGACTGACTCACAGGACAGCTCCATCATCATTCGTCCCTAGCCTCAGAAGCAGCAAATGGACAGAGGCTAGGTCTCTTTCTGGCTTATGTGCAGGGAGCCTTTTTGTGCCTTAGAGGCGTGGACTGTAAAGAAACAGTCTGGTGTCATCAAACACAGCTCGTCATTCAGCCGGGTTTCTTTATGAGAGTGCCGGCAGTGGTTGCTCTGGTGCTGATGATAATTGCTCTGAGAAGAGGTATCTTTGGTTATCAGTCATTGCCTGCAGGTTTGATACATTGTTCATATTCTGTTACAATACAGTACTTCTTATGTGCCCTTTAACCAATTgtattaatttgatttaatttaatgtcaaatTGTTAACGGTATTGCAATTGCCCCCATGTTTACAGCCTATTTTCCAATTGCGAATATGATGGCAATGTTTTCCAGTTTGTACGTTTGAATTTGAGCTGTGCGTTTACATATTATGGCCCCTAGATGTCGCAATTTGTATGGATCATGCGCTGTAACGTTCAAAGAATCGGGACATGTCGAAATTATTTAACTTAACAAGAAGTCTTTCCTTTTAATGAATTAAAGCCCTGCGAATTTTAATAGAATGTTTACAGCATTAACAAAACAACATCATCGATGAAATTAAGGAAAATTTCATAGAAATCAACCAAACtacaaatgaaaggaaaaaaccccccccatGGATTTCGTGGGCtgaatttcaattaaaatattatataaatacaatgGTCACTTGTACTACGTTCTTACGTTGTACACATGTTCTTTTGTTGTAAAATCCATCTAAACGTCACGTTATTTTATGTTTCCAATATCCCCTGAACGCAGCAAATGCGACACTCCTTGAAGAAAACCGGAAAATCGAACGACGATGAAGAAGTAGTTAGCAGGACAGCTACCGACGACGGATTCTTTACCAGTGAAGGTTTAGTCTGGCTAGTTTTCAAACTCGTAGACATGTCGGGATCTTCCAGCATCATAGCGATGAAGAAAATCGTTCAACAGCTACGCCTTGAAGCTGGCATAAACAGAGTGAAGGTAGCGTAGCGTTGAAAATCCCTAAGCTAACATGTAATTAATGGCGTTTCACTCAATGGCCATTTCACTTAATAGTGTCACCAAACGGACATTCTGTAAAGTAAGTCTTAACTTACTTTACAGAATTTCTAAAAATTTATAGCGGTTATTAACTTCGTAAGACTCTTGTTTTCCAACAGGTGTCCCAGGCCGCCGCAGACCTGCAGAAGTTCTGCCTTCAGAACGCCCAGCAAGACCCTCTGCTCACCGGCATGTCGTCCAGCACCAACCCGTTCCGACCGCAGAAGGTCTGCTCCTTCCTATAGCCCGGCGGCCGGCCGGCCGCCTGCGAGTACGACAGTAAGTCTGTCTTCATAAACGCTTTTGATGCGATTCTTGTACCTCGGACACAATTTTCAAAGAGCCCCAGGTAATTAAATCAGCTGATTACACACCCCACTGTGGtgtttgaaaaataacatttagatGTAGCTGGGGATGGGATAAACTTGTTGGATCTCTGATGAATTCAATTGCCTTTAGCTCTAATTAATCAGTGTAACATTTGCGCAGGCTATGGACGTTCTATCTATTGGAACTGGGCTGCAGGACCTGCTCTGTGGACTAGAATCGTCTCAGGAGTGTTAAGGATTTTGTGGATAAACAACTGACTTAACAGTATTCTACTTTTGCCTTTGCAAAATGTCACACAGAAATGTTTCCAGGTGCTAATGTGGCACAGTTAATGTCTTAACCTTCTTGCTTAGAAATAGCTAATCCATATCAACACACATGTGCCTTTTGAAATGTACGTTTTTCTTTCCTGAATAAAGACTTTCTATGTTTCATGCTTGCAGcaacatgttttattaaaagCAACACGTTTGGTGAGTTGTCCTTAATTATTCTAAACGTCTTGTGACAATTATACTATACATTAAAATCAGCTGCACTGTAGACAGTTTGAAGTTCCAGACATTTCCAGACACTGGCTACTCTTTTCTCAATTCATAAAGTATATGGATACAGATTTCTTAGGAACAGCATTTGTGTTAATGCAACTTTTGCATGCAGACACAGATCAGATTTTTCAAGTTATTGTGCCGACTTGTCTCACGACTAACGGAGCAGAAGTCCGTTGAGTTCCAGGCTTTGGTCTGACTGAGGCGTGGTACAAGCGCTGCCACTGTCCACAAAGAACCTGAAGATCCAGCTTGAAGTCCATCTGTACAAATCAGTCAGTGATTGGGTAGAAACCAAGACGATCTCTGTCCACAGAAGCAGTTTATTTCAAAGCTGGAACTTTCTTCTGCAGGCATCCATCTCGTGGCGctagaaaagaaaacagtatGATTTGCGTTGAAGGAAACTGGCAACTTTTACATGGAATGGAAAAGACAAACCTATTACTGAGTCATAATGCAATAACACATGTACAAGCATtcagcaatatttttttttccataatacAATGTGTAAAAGACCTTACTCCATAGTTAGGGAGATATGTAGTTTTCTTGTAAAACCTTCAACAGTCCTTGATTCAAACAGGACTGAGACAAATTCCACAACATGAACTTATGTTCAAAATAGAACCATTGAAAAATAAAGCTCTTAATTGCAACA is a window of Antennarius striatus isolate MH-2024 chromosome 7, ASM4005453v1, whole genome shotgun sequence DNA encoding:
- the spata1 gene encoding spermatogenesis-associated protein 1 isoform X2; amino-acid sequence: MMMELSCESVRYPEDRRPASCKFVELHVLYVPDDQWDVKLNKIPADTIESFISAGFIRVYPDITLKTLRSNLGHLLGSERSIDKFSFLKCVGRSLALVKSKQERDLKVKTFAPPYAPQPELYLLPTMENSSSVGSQSFTPDTSSSSSDHRPYYHTPQTCNQPAGTKGPIKFPLIPKCSHQPPPTQSLEEGEEEEEEEEGEDEEQCFSTSEAEGENEDEDLSAKKLEWADQECCSERLHHQRPPQSVTQNKGKSKVQQHKASSGQVKDIQEREEAWRKKKQHHRENRAVREPGVVPSLEERDSDFCLTDRIGNSKDPPKTDDNPTSEVTENPLSLSVQCTSPRGDLPSDAVTQKASAFHVLHTNREELIEEIKLVRDQRKQLEWMRQELLRKGKDLLSQNRHRRNQARDSWKKKYFETKKATIPLEESLRTVREELETFYNKLLHQLQARDNRGKSRRQGRSSLKNELIIQIMTESYVIDNLKRKIEDAKMKLVTEIKLRKQAATELRDLKAELAQKKSQLCQDGATRERTQLQGAAI
- the spata1 gene encoding spermatogenesis-associated protein 1 isoform X1; the protein is MMMELSCESVRYPEDRRPASCKFVELHVLYVPDDQWDVKLNKIPADTIESFISAGFIRVYPDITLKTLRSNLGHLLGSERSIDKFSFLKCVGRSLALVKSKQERDLKVKTFAPPYAPQPELYLLPTMENSSSVGSQSFTPDTSSSSSDHRPYYHTPQTCNQPAGTKGPIKFPLIPKCSHQPPPTQSLEEGEEEEEEEEGEDEEQCFSTSEAEGENEDEDLSAKKLEWADQECCSERLHHQRPPQSVTQNKGKSKAVQQHKASSGQVKDIQEREEAWRKKKQHHRENRAVREPGVVPSLEERDSDFCLTDRIGNSKDPPKTDDNPTSEVTENPLSLSVQCTSPRGDLPSDAVTQKASAFHVLHTNREELIEEIKLVRDQRKQLEWMRQELLRKGKDLLSQNRHRRNQARDSWKKKYFETKKATIPLEESLRTVREELETFYNKLLHQLQARDNRGKSRRQGRSSLKNELIIQIMTESYVIDNLKRKIEDAKMKLVTEIKLRKQAATELRDLKAELAQKKSQLCQDGATRERTQLQGAAI
- the LOC137598764 gene encoding guanine nucleotide-binding protein G(I)/G(S)/G(O) subunit gamma-5 produces the protein MSGSSSIIAMKKIVQQLRLEAGINRVKVSQAAADLQKFCLQNAQQDPLLTGMSSSTNPFRPQKVCSFL